In one window of Halodesulfovibrio marinisediminis DSM 17456 DNA:
- a CDS encoding HU family DNA-binding protein: MLTKAEFVVALKDTLPEVFETKVSAEKAYDAFCKVLTKGVVSEQGVRLPNVGAFSVYDRAERTGRNPQTGQPMTIPARKVVKFSPAKALMESVNK; this comes from the coding sequence ATGCTAACGAAAGCTGAGTTTGTTGTAGCTCTTAAAGACACCCTGCCAGAAGTTTTTGAAACTAAAGTTAGTGCTGAAAAAGCGTACGATGCATTTTGTAAAGTGCTGACTAAAGGCGTCGTAAGTGAACAGGGTGTTCGTCTTCCTAATGTTGGTGCATTTTCTGTTTATGACCGTGCGGAACGTACCGGCCGCAATCCACAGACTGGTCAGCCTATGACCATTCCAGCTCGCAAAGTAGTGAAATTTTCACCAGCTAAAGCACTTATGGAAAGCGTTAATAAGTAG